One part of the Bacteroidia bacterium genome encodes these proteins:
- the uvrA gene encoding excinuclease ABC subunit UvrA: MEYIHIKNARVNNLKNVSVKIARNKLVVVTGVSGSGKSSLAFDTLYAEGQRRYVESLSSYARQFLERMEKPEVDYIQGIAPAMAIQQKVNTSNPRSTVGTVTEVYDFLKLLFARVGKTYSPLSGKLVTRDSVSDVVDYILEKEEGAKVYVLAQIKVRSKGYAAELALTLQKGFTRIWEDGEVKFIEEELEKEKLPNHKTFTLLIDRTILKKEDLYNIRGRLGDSVQTAYQEGLGEAIIQVNEEKPKRFSEKFEADGMEFELPSVNFFSFNNPYGACSECEGFGRILGIDEDLVIPDKSLSVFEGAVAPWRGEVMSQYQDDWLVPAFANDFPVHRAYYDLTEKEKEMLWEGFGKVKGIRAFFEFLKSKTHKIQYRVMLARYRGYTSCPECKGSRVRKDAAYVKVGPYSIGDLLFMQLDELERTISTLEFDERDSKIADRLMREINQRLGYLNKVGVSYLHLNRKINTLSGGEMQRIRLATSLGGGLVGSMYILDEPSIGLHPRDTEKLINVLESLRNQGNTVVVVEHDEGIMRKADQLIDLGPGAGELGGEIVYNGDFKTMLKADTLTGNYLSGKDEVPIPPQRRKSGGMISLEGARMHNIKGADIEFPLHALTVVTGVSGSGKSTLIEKILFPAVRKHLGEFGDKGGYLKKLGGEINQIKKVEMVDQRPVGRSARSNPVTYLKAYDHIRELFAKQPLSKLKGIKPGSFSFNIDGGRCDTCQGEGYVTVEMQFLPDVKLLCDSCQGKRFKRHILEIAYKGKNIDEVLNMTIGEAMEFFSEEPKIHVKLEILNRVGLGYLRMGQSTSTLSGGEAQRIKLASFLAQGNQYKDALFIFDEPTTGLHFDDIKKLLAAMNELVEKGNTIIVIEHNTDVIKCADWIIDIGPEGGDKGGNIVYQGPPEGILSVKESHTARFLAEKLS, translated from the coding sequence ATGGAATATATCCACATAAAGAATGCCAGAGTTAACAATTTGAAGAATGTTTCTGTAAAAATTGCCAGAAATAAGTTGGTAGTAGTTACAGGAGTAAGCGGCTCTGGCAAGTCAAGCCTTGCATTTGATACCCTTTACGCAGAAGGTCAAAGACGCTACGTAGAGAGCCTCAGCTCCTATGCAAGGCAGTTTTTGGAAAGAATGGAGAAACCGGAGGTGGATTATATTCAGGGCATTGCTCCTGCAATGGCCATCCAACAGAAGGTAAATACCTCCAATCCCCGATCTACGGTAGGAACCGTCACAGAAGTATACGATTTTCTGAAGCTTTTATTTGCTAGAGTCGGAAAAACGTATAGTCCCCTGTCTGGAAAATTAGTCACCCGCGACTCAGTCAGTGATGTTGTAGACTATATTTTGGAGAAAGAAGAGGGAGCAAAAGTCTATGTTTTGGCCCAAATCAAGGTCAGAAGTAAAGGCTATGCTGCAGAATTAGCCCTGACTTTGCAAAAAGGTTTTACCCGAATCTGGGAAGATGGAGAAGTGAAATTTATTGAGGAAGAACTCGAAAAGGAAAAACTTCCGAATCATAAGACCTTTACCTTACTCATCGATAGAACCATTCTTAAAAAAGAAGACCTATATAATATAAGAGGGAGACTGGGCGATAGTGTTCAAACCGCTTATCAGGAAGGTCTGGGAGAAGCCATCATTCAGGTGAATGAGGAAAAGCCTAAAAGATTCTCAGAAAAGTTTGAAGCAGATGGGATGGAGTTTGAATTGCCCTCTGTCAATTTCTTTAGTTTTAACAATCCTTATGGGGCCTGTAGCGAATGTGAAGGCTTTGGAAGAATCCTGGGAATAGATGAAGATTTGGTGATCCCGGACAAAAGTCTCTCTGTATTTGAAGGTGCTGTCGCCCCCTGGCGTGGCGAAGTCATGAGTCAATACCAGGATGACTGGTTGGTTCCCGCCTTTGCCAATGATTTCCCGGTTCACAGAGCTTACTATGACCTGACTGAGAAAGAAAAAGAAATGCTCTGGGAAGGCTTTGGTAAAGTAAAAGGAATCAGAGCTTTCTTCGAATTCCTGAAATCAAAAACGCACAAAATCCAGTATCGGGTTATGCTGGCCCGTTACAGAGGATATACCAGCTGCCCCGAGTGTAAGGGAAGCAGAGTAAGAAAAGATGCTGCCTATGTAAAGGTTGGCCCCTACTCTATTGGGGATTTACTATTTATGCAGTTGGATGAACTGGAAAGAACCATATCCACACTTGAGTTTGATGAAAGAGATAGCAAGATCGCTGATAGATTGATGCGAGAGATCAATCAAAGGCTAGGCTATTTAAATAAGGTGGGAGTTTCCTATCTACACCTTAATAGAAAGATCAATACCCTATCAGGAGGAGAGATGCAAAGAATTCGATTGGCGACTTCCCTCGGAGGTGGCCTCGTAGGATCTATGTACATCCTGGATGAACCAAGCATTGGCTTACACCCGAGAGATACAGAGAAACTAATCAATGTCCTGGAATCCCTGCGAAATCAGGGCAATACCGTAGTGGTAGTTGAACATGATGAAGGGATTATGCGCAAAGCCGATCAGTTGATTGATCTGGGACCAGGCGCAGGTGAGTTGGGAGGAGAGATCGTCTATAATGGTGATTTCAAAACTATGCTCAAAGCGGATACCCTTACAGGAAATTACCTTTCCGGCAAAGATGAAGTTCCTATTCCTCCTCAGAGAAGAAAGAGCGGAGGAATGATTTCGCTGGAAGGAGCACGTATGCATAATATAAAAGGTGCGGACATAGAGTTTCCCCTTCATGCCCTTACTGTAGTGACGGGCGTTTCTGGCTCAGGCAAATCGACCCTGATCGAGAAGATACTCTTCCCTGCTGTTCGTAAGCATCTTGGAGAGTTTGGGGATAAGGGAGGATATCTGAAAAAACTGGGAGGAGAAATCAACCAGATCAAGAAGGTAGAGATGGTGGACCAAAGGCCTGTGGGTAGATCAGCCCGCTCCAATCCCGTTACCTATCTCAAAGCCTATGACCATATTCGGGAACTTTTTGCTAAACAACCGCTTTCTAAATTAAAAGGAATCAAACCCGGTAGTTTTTCCTTTAATATAGATGGTGGGCGTTGTGATACCTGTCAGGGAGAAGGATATGTTACGGTCGAAATGCAATTCTTGCCGGATGTCAAGCTCCTCTGTGATTCTTGCCAGGGTAAAAGATTCAAACGTCATATTCTGGAAATTGCTTATAAAGGAAAGAATATTGATGAAGTATTGAATATGACTATCGGAGAGGCTATGGAATTCTTTTCTGAAGAACCCAAGATTCATGTAAAGCTTGAAATTCTGAATCGGGTCGGTTTGGGATACCTCAGGATGGGTCAAAGTACAAGTACCCTTTCTGGTGGAGAAGCCCAACGTATAAAATTAGCGTCATTTTTGGCCCAGGGGAATCAGTATAAAGATGCCTTATTCATCTTTGATGAGCCTACGACCGGCTTACATTTCGATGATATCAAGAAACTACTGGCTGCGATGAACGAATTGGTAGAAAAAGGAAACACCATCATCGTAATCGAACATAACACAGACGTTATAAAATGTGCAGACTGGATTATTGACATAGGTCCCGAAGGTGGAGACAAAGGGGGTAATATCGTGTATCAAGGTCCACCAGAAGGCATATTATCCGTCAAAGAATCACATACTGCCCGTTTCTTGGCAGAAAAACTTTCTTAA
- a CDS encoding sigma-70 family RNA polymerase sigma factor yields MHKALIKKTQDRELIKGFMAGKDHYFDELLSRYKSKIFTTIYLIVKDRSIAEDLFQDVMIKVVRMIRSGKYNEEGKFLPWVVRIARNLAIDHFRKVQRNPIQRESEDFDIFNSVTRAEVSSEEKIIREENARYVRKLIQQLPDKQREVLIMRSYADLSFKEIAALTDVSINTALGRMRYALLNLKKLANESGLPQGYEEKLHR; encoded by the coding sequence ATGCACAAGGCGCTAATTAAGAAGACTCAAGACCGTGAACTTATCAAAGGCTTCATGGCTGGCAAGGATCATTATTTTGATGAATTGCTATCACGTTACAAGAGCAAAATTTTCACCACCATTTATTTGATCGTCAAGGACAGATCCATAGCTGAGGATTTGTTTCAGGATGTGATGATAAAAGTTGTGAGAATGATTCGCTCTGGAAAGTACAACGAAGAGGGGAAATTTTTACCATGGGTTGTACGAATTGCTCGTAACCTTGCGATCGACCACTTCCGTAAGGTTCAAAGGAATCCTATCCAAAGGGAAAGCGAAGATTTTGATATCTTTAACTCTGTTACGCGTGCAGAAGTAAGTTCCGAAGAAAAAATAATAAGGGAGGAAAATGCACGTTATGTTAGAAAGCTGATTCAACAGCTACCCGATAAGCAGCGGGAGGTTCTGATAATGCGGAGTTATGCAGACCTGAGCTTCAAAGAAATTGCTGCTTTGACGGATGTAAGTATCAATACAGCTTTAGGGCGTATGAGGTATGCACTGTTGAATCTGAAAAAGTTAGCAAACGAGTCAGGTTTACCCCAAGGATATGAAGAGAAACTTCACCGATGA
- a CDS encoding glycerol-3-phosphate acyltransferase has translation MDYLQILYCTLLAYLIGSIPTSIWLSKLYYGIDIREHGSGTASHLNVSRVLGKKSAYLVRFIDIAKGFAAANLAYFFHNQYGIFSDFELPILKMCFGLAAIIGHIFPIFAGLRGGKGFHASIGVLIAINPLASIILVLITALIVGMFRYPNLGYVAGAISLPVFVLLSKAGFEEFYYLPTLVFSFFFSGMLMLTHRHNLLRILKYGDDHRVSTIGF, from the coding sequence ATGGATTACTTGCAAATCCTGTACTGCACGCTACTCGCTTACCTAATTGGGTCTATTCCGACCAGCATCTGGTTGAGTAAACTCTATTATGGAATCGATATCAGAGAGCATGGTAGCGGAACAGCATCTCATCTAAATGTAAGCCGGGTCCTTGGAAAGAAATCAGCCTACCTCGTTCGCTTTATTGATATAGCCAAAGGTTTCGCTGCAGCCAATCTGGCCTACTTTTTCCACAATCAATACGGTATATTTTCAGACTTTGAGTTACCCATACTCAAGATGTGCTTTGGCCTTGCAGCCATTATCGGGCATATCTTCCCTATTTTTGCGGGTTTAAGAGGAGGAAAGGGTTTTCATGCCAGCATAGGGGTATTGATTGCGATCAATCCTTTAGCCAGCATTATACTGGTTCTGATTACAGCCTTGATTGTAGGCATGTTCAGATATCCCAACCTTGGATATGTAGCTGGAGCTATTTCCTTGCCTGTATTTGTGTTATTGAGCAAAGCCGGTTTTGAAGAATTCTATTATTTACCCACCCTGGTATTTAGTTTCTTCTTCTCAGGCATGCTGATGTTGACGCATAGACATAATCTTCTCCGCATCCTCAAATACGGGGACGATCATCGCGTGTCAACAATTGGATTTTGA
- the nuoD gene encoding NADH dehydrogenase (quinone) subunit D, which translates to MSNEVFPTPQSIRDKVTPAFFPKHQDAVYKRLEDKHTSVEVENDPLGTKMIINLGPQHPATHGVLRVVLEVDGETITRAVTDIGYLHRGIEKLAENKTYQEFMPYTDRMDYMSPYSNNTAFCLAVEKLVGIEVPRRAQYIRTIGCELARISAHLLWMGTMVMDAGAISMFMWTFRERENLYDIFDKFAGVRFTVSHCRIGGVQFDIDQKTIDAIKKWKANFRKELAGWKKLLANNGIWLNRNRGVGVISKEKAIQMGLTGPVLRASGVPHDLRVFEPYLVYDELEFDIAIREEGDCLARYLVRMDEMAQSIRILDQLIDKLPAGDIRADNAKHTYASKDEIYYSMEGMIHDFMMTDVGVIPPEGAEVYHGIEAPKGELGFHLKSDGTGSPWRCKINSPSFSNLQSLEYLMEGSMIADTVVLIGSIDPVMGECDK; encoded by the coding sequence ATGAGCAACGAAGTATTTCCTACTCCTCAATCCATAAGAGACAAAGTTACTCCTGCATTTTTCCCTAAACATCAAGACGCTGTCTACAAAAGACTGGAAGATAAACACACCAGTGTAGAGGTTGAAAATGATCCCTTGGGTACAAAAATGATCATCAATCTTGGACCACAGCACCCTGCTACGCATGGAGTACTCCGTGTAGTTCTGGAAGTGGATGGCGAAACCATTACCCGAGCAGTAACAGACATTGGATATTTACATAGAGGGATAGAAAAGCTTGCTGAGAATAAGACCTATCAGGAGTTCATGCCTTATACAGATCGCATGGACTATATGTCTCCTTATTCTAACAATACAGCATTTTGTCTGGCTGTAGAGAAATTGGTGGGAATAGAAGTTCCCAGAAGGGCCCAATATATCCGAACTATAGGATGTGAATTGGCCAGAATCTCTGCTCACTTGTTGTGGATGGGAACCATGGTTATGGATGCAGGTGCGATCTCCATGTTCATGTGGACATTCAGAGAAAGAGAAAACCTTTACGACATCTTCGATAAATTTGCAGGGGTTCGCTTTACAGTGAGTCATTGCCGCATCGGAGGCGTTCAATTTGATATAGACCAAAAAACGATCGATGCGATCAAGAAGTGGAAAGCCAATTTCCGCAAGGAACTGGCAGGATGGAAGAAACTTTTAGCTAATAATGGTATATGGCTAAATAGAAACAGAGGCGTTGGGGTCATCTCTAAAGAAAAAGCGATTCAAATGGGCTTGACGGGTCCTGTATTGAGGGCTTCAGGAGTTCCGCATGACCTCCGGGTATTCGAGCCTTATTTGGTGTATGATGAATTGGAGTTTGACATTGCGATCCGTGAGGAAGGAGATTGCCTGGCAAGGTATCTGGTACGAATGGATGAAATGGCCCAAAGTATCCGAATACTGGATCAACTGATTGACAAATTGCCAGCAGGAGATATTCGTGCTGACAATGCCAAACATACCTATGCTTCCAAAGATGAGATCTATTACTCAATGGAAGGTATGATTCATGACTTTATGATGACGGATGTTGGAGTTATCCCTCCGGAAGGAGCAGAAGTATATCATGGAATAGAAGCTCCTAAAGGCGAATTAGGTTTTCATTTGAAGTCGGATGGAACCGGATCTCCCTGGCGATGCAAAATAAATTCTCCTTCTTTCTCCAATCTACAATCTCTGGAGTACCTGATGGAGGGTAGTATGATCGCCGATACGGTTGTACTCATTGGATCTATTGATCCGGTGATGGGTGAATGTGACAAATAG
- the nusB gene encoding transcription antitermination factor NusB, translated as MITRRQIRAKVMQAVYACLTSGQDEQHVFDLLLKDIEKEVGEIEKKKRLTGDTRLLNALYYESMKNSELYDSYIKRKAENWELERIARLDRILMHMAICEMLNFEEIPVKVTINEYLELAKTYSTPKSSKFINGILDSLYNDFRETGKIVKRGRGLIDHSTSKNSPVEKTSN; from the coding sequence ATGATAACTAGAAGGCAAATAAGAGCAAAAGTCATGCAGGCAGTCTATGCATGTCTCACCTCAGGACAGGACGAACAGCATGTTTTTGATCTGCTGTTAAAAGATATCGAGAAGGAAGTTGGGGAGATTGAGAAGAAAAAACGTCTCACAGGTGATACCCGCCTGCTGAATGCCCTCTATTACGAATCCATGAAGAACAGTGAGCTTTATGACTCTTATATAAAGCGCAAAGCTGAAAACTGGGAACTAGAAAGAATTGCCCGTCTGGATCGTATCCTTATGCATATGGCCATCTGCGAAATGCTCAATTTCGAAGAGATCCCAGTAAAAGTTACCATCAATGAGTACCTGGAATTAGCCAAGACCTATTCCACCCCAAAAAGCAGCAAGTTTATCAATGGTATCCTCGACAGTCTATATAATGACTTCCGGGAAACAGGTAAGATTGTGAAAAGAGGAAGAGGATTGATAGATCACTCTACTTCAAAAAATTCCCCGGTTGAGAAAACCAGTAACTGA
- a CDS encoding DUF1573 domain-containing protein, protein MKRVDIFFLASIFCFLMISCGEGGQKEQDANQARLDNNAESNALNLEGGSSSLLTDEGSTPNAPRLPQFQEKAQSLAKTSVVFEQDLYDFGSVTEGTPVNYQFKFKNTGENPLHITKVKPSCGCTTPKFSEEPIAPGEEGFIDVSFDSQGRPGIQSKTITVTGNFEGKLTRLLKLKGEVERAESSSSE, encoded by the coding sequence ATGAAAAGAGTTGATATTTTCTTCCTTGCATCAATTTTTTGCTTCCTCATGATCTCTTGTGGAGAAGGAGGGCAAAAGGAGCAGGATGCTAATCAGGCAAGACTCGATAATAATGCAGAGAGCAATGCACTCAATCTTGAAGGAGGATCCTCTTCTTTATTGACTGATGAAGGCTCGACTCCCAATGCTCCAAGACTTCCTCAGTTTCAGGAAAAAGCGCAGTCTTTAGCAAAGACCAGCGTAGTTTTTGAGCAAGATCTTTATGATTTTGGAAGTGTAACGGAAGGAACGCCTGTAAACTATCAATTCAAATTCAAGAATACTGGAGAAAATCCCCTTCATATTACCAAAGTAAAACCCTCTTGTGGTTGTACTACCCCTAAATTTTCAGAGGAGCCAATTGCTCCCGGAGAAGAAGGCTTTATCGATGTGAGTTTTGATAGCCAGGGAAGACCTGGAATTCAATCAAAAACCATCACCGTAACTGGAAATTTTGAAGGGAAACTAACCCGACTACTAAAACTTAAAGGAGAAGTAGAGCGTGCAGAAAGCAGCTCCTCCGAATAA
- the yajC gene encoding preprotein translocase subunit YajC encodes MQLLTIFLLDSAAGAEQPTGLGFENMIFFAGIIAIFYFFMIRPQQKRSKEERVFREGLSKGDKVLTIGGIHGTIESLDDTSALVKVDTNTKLRFDKTALRAAPSPSDKSKK; translated from the coding sequence ATGCAATTACTTACTATTTTTTTACTAGACAGTGCCGCAGGTGCAGAACAGCCAACTGGGCTGGGATTTGAAAACATGATCTTTTTTGCAGGGATCATTGCCATTTTCTATTTCTTCATGATTCGTCCTCAGCAAAAGAGATCCAAGGAAGAACGTGTTTTTAGAGAAGGCCTTTCAAAAGGTGATAAAGTCTTGACCATTGGTGGGATTCATGGTACCATAGAAAGCCTGGATGATACCAGTGCTTTGGTCAAAGTTGATACAAATACCAAGCTTCGCTTTGATAAGACAGCTCTGAGAGCTGCTCCGAGTCCCTCGGACAAAAGCAAGAAATAA
- a CDS encoding YbbR-like domain-containing protein, with translation MNLRIRQLIRFLLSPETRPQRNNRGLVFLFAFLSASALWLIVTLNEEYETSLRYTVKLPENVKLGPEEAPSIRIDAIGSGIDLMMAKLRSRKDTLSFEFTEDEIREGYLMVKRHEDHVKNSLKGVQIAGLKPEKLYFNYLTEFTNKVPLTFATKLNLAPAYQLEEEPNLSQDSVLLRGPKEVIDTIKFWKTAGRIDQQITTAASFDIPVLDTLEGINVFPKTVSVEVKPIKYTEIKLNIPIEIIDLPSDLDIRLSHNAVDYTCLVPMDQYSKVEREMKALKINIPFSELEEDIPSFIPEAALPGSLKLIRKVPMEVGFVIIYPSSRVSP, from the coding sequence TTGAATCTTCGCATCCGACAACTCATCCGCTTCCTGCTCTCTCCTGAGACTCGACCTCAGAGAAACAATCGCGGACTGGTCTTTCTGTTTGCATTTTTGAGTGCTTCAGCTTTATGGTTGATCGTTACCCTCAATGAGGAATACGAAACCAGTTTGAGGTATACAGTAAAATTGCCAGAAAACGTAAAACTGGGTCCCGAAGAAGCCCCCAGCATTCGTATTGATGCCATAGGCTCCGGAATCGATCTCATGATGGCAAAATTGAGAAGCAGAAAGGATACCTTGAGCTTTGAGTTTACAGAAGATGAAATCCGCGAAGGCTACCTCATGGTGAAAAGACATGAGGATCATGTCAAAAATAGCCTGAAGGGAGTTCAGATTGCTGGACTAAAACCAGAAAAGCTGTATTTCAATTATCTGACGGAATTTACCAATAAAGTTCCCCTGACCTTTGCTACAAAACTCAATTTGGCTCCTGCCTATCAATTGGAAGAAGAACCTAATCTTAGTCAGGATTCTGTTCTGCTTCGGGGGCCTAAGGAAGTCATAGATACAATCAAATTCTGGAAGACTGCCGGTAGAATTGATCAACAGATTACGACTGCTGCCAGTTTTGATATTCCAGTCCTCGATACCCTTGAAGGGATCAATGTCTTTCCTAAAACAGTATCCGTAGAGGTAAAACCCATTAAATACACGGAGATCAAACTCAATATCCCTATTGAGATTATTGACCTTCCTTCGGACCTGGACATTCGCCTTTCTCATAATGCTGTTGACTATACTTGTCTCGTTCCCATGGATCAATACAGTAAGGTTGAACGGGAGATGAAAGCACTAAAGATTAATATCCCTTTTTCAGAACTAGAGGAAGATATTCCGAGTTTTATACCGGAAGCGGCTTTGCCTGGCTCTTTAAAACTTATTCGGAAAGTGCCTATGGAAGTTGGCTTTGTCATTATCTACCCTTCATCCCGTGTAAGTCCGTGA
- the coaE gene encoding dephospho-CoA kinase (Dephospho-CoA kinase (CoaE) performs the final step in coenzyme A biosynthesis.), protein MSKLLKIGITGGIGSGKSYICRIFESLGYKIYYADQQAKSLMYTDAQLVAEVKDLLGERAYTSDEKLDRAYVGGIVFNDPDKLKELNALVHPAVGRDFYRWYAEISEDYPHSFVLKEAAIMYESGSYKDADAVITVYAPKSVRLERVLSRESISEEAVLARMAQQWPESEKMKRADFTIINDGKHHLLPQIREIIRKYS, encoded by the coding sequence GTGAGTAAACTGTTGAAAATAGGAATCACAGGTGGGATAGGAAGCGGCAAAAGTTATATCTGTCGCATTTTTGAAAGCCTGGGCTATAAGATTTACTATGCCGATCAGCAGGCAAAATCCCTGATGTATACAGATGCTCAATTGGTGGCTGAGGTAAAAGACCTATTGGGGGAAAGGGCCTATACGTCTGATGAGAAATTGGATCGAGCTTATGTCGGAGGAATCGTCTTCAATGATCCGGATAAACTCAAAGAACTAAATGCCCTCGTTCATCCTGCGGTAGGTCGAGATTTTTACAGATGGTATGCTGAGATATCTGAGGATTATCCTCATTCATTTGTCTTGAAGGAAGCCGCGATCATGTATGAATCGGGTTCTTATAAAGATGCTGATGCAGTTATTACAGTATATGCACCTAAGTCAGTGCGTCTGGAAAGGGTACTGAGTCGGGAAAGTATTTCTGAGGAAGCCGTTTTGGCGAGGATGGCTCAACAATGGCCTGAGTCAGAAAAAATGAAACGAGCGGATTTTACCATTATCAATGATGGCAAACATCATTTGCTTCCACAGATTCGAGAAATTATAAGAAAGTACAGCTAG
- a CDS encoding outer membrane protein transport protein has product MLSHYLLLIKKSVPILFGLLFSPYFMYAGGLQINYQGQRQTGMANAGVGLALDASSVFFNPGALALNYQGGVMLGSNVLAPRTIFLEAPPSDYLDSTERFVITPIYLYAGFNGKEGTAFENFSFGVSLNNPFGGTVKWADDWLGKNISREFSMNTFFLQPTISYQLSENIGIGAGFTYGIVNLLSRKAFNTDIGEGSVQFTGSGIAQGFNIGLFAQATKEVSLGVSYRTAMNIEIEEGLTQFTVPPSLEEAFPDQNFRTEFTLPRVLSIGLGYKPDERTQFAIDLIFTGWQVFDSLDLVLEDPDLVSSFPTRNYTNSVSLRLGGEYALSESFLLRGGIYYDGSPVPSQYVTPEFPDADRIGFSLGLGYRVLQKFNVDISYTYDFTGERTSSFIEAGFAGKYLSTTSSLGIGIGYLF; this is encoded by the coding sequence ATGTTAAGCCATTATTTGCTCTTGATTAAGAAATCTGTTCCTATTCTTTTTGGCCTCCTATTCTCCCCTTATTTTATGTATGCTGGAGGATTACAGATCAATTATCAGGGACAAAGACAAACAGGGATGGCGAATGCGGGAGTAGGACTCGCTCTGGATGCAAGCAGTGTGTTTTTCAATCCTGGTGCACTTGCACTCAATTATCAGGGAGGCGTCATGCTGGGTAGCAATGTATTGGCACCAAGAACCATCTTTTTAGAAGCGCCCCCCAGTGATTATCTTGATTCAACAGAAAGATTTGTAATCACACCGATTTACCTCTATGCAGGTTTTAATGGAAAGGAAGGAACTGCCTTTGAGAATTTCAGTTTTGGGGTAAGCCTGAATAACCCCTTTGGAGGAACAGTAAAATGGGCAGATGACTGGCTTGGAAAGAATATCTCGAGAGAATTTTCCATGAATACCTTTTTCCTCCAGCCGACCATTAGCTACCAACTCTCAGAAAATATCGGTATCGGAGCAGGTTTTACCTACGGCATAGTCAATTTACTAAGCAGAAAGGCCTTTAATACAGATATTGGCGAAGGTTCTGTCCAGTTTACAGGATCGGGCATTGCTCAGGGTTTCAATATTGGCCTGTTTGCCCAGGCAACCAAAGAAGTAAGTCTGGGAGTCAGTTATCGCACCGCCATGAATATCGAAATTGAAGAGGGCCTTACCCAATTTACAGTTCCCCCTTCCCTGGAAGAAGCTTTTCCAGATCAAAATTTTCGAACAGAATTTACCCTCCCCCGGGTTTTATCAATAGGCCTGGGCTATAAACCCGACGAAAGAACCCAATTTGCAATCGACCTCATTTTTACCGGATGGCAGGTATTTGATAGCCTCGATCTGGTATTGGAGGATCCTGATCTTGTAAGCAGCTTCCCAACTCGCAACTATACAAACAGTGTAAGCCTCCGATTAGGAGGGGAATACGCCCTTAGTGAGTCATTCTTGCTAAGAGGAGGAATTTATTACGATGGTTCTCCCGTACCCAGTCAATATGTTACTCCTGAATTTCCGGATGCTGATCGGATTGGTTTCAGCCTGGGTCTGGGCTATCGGGTTTTACAGAAATTCAATGTAGATATTTCTTATACCTATGATTTTACCGGAGAAAGAACTTCCTCCTTCATTGAAGCGGGCTTTGCTGGCAAATATTTATCTACGACTTCCAGTCTTGGCATAGGCATAGGCTACCTTTTCTAA
- a CDS encoding glycosyltransferase family 2 protein has protein sequence MVRGKKVVVVMPAYNAEKTLEVTFQEIPQDLVDEVILVDDKSSDQTAKKAEELGIQKVIIHPRNRGYGGNQKTCYQAALESGADVVVMLHPDYQYTPKLLEAMIYPIANGLFPVMLGSRILGTGALKGGMPMYKYIANRFLTAFQNILMGQKLAEYHTGYRAFSKEILNSLPLEENSDDFVFDNEMLGQIAYAGFIIGEVTCPTKYFKDASSINFKRSVKYGLGVLRVSILFRLNRWGLVKSKIFDLENGEKLPQALHA, from the coding sequence ATGGTTAGGGGAAAAAAAGTTGTCGTAGTGATGCCGGCATATAATGCCGAAAAGACCCTGGAAGTTACCTTTCAGGAGATACCGCAAGATCTTGTGGATGAAGTTATTCTTGTTGATGATAAAAGCAGTGACCAAACTGCTAAGAAAGCAGAAGAACTTGGAATACAAAAGGTAATAATTCATCCCCGAAATCGAGGATATGGGGGCAATCAGAAAACCTGCTATCAGGCGGCACTTGAGTCTGGAGCAGATGTGGTAGTGATGCTACATCCCGATTACCAGTATACTCCCAAACTGCTGGAAGCTATGATCTATCCCATTGCAAATGGGTTATTTCCGGTAATGTTGGGTTCCCGAATTTTAGGTACAGGAGCTTTGAAGGGAGGAATGCCGATGTATAAATACATTGCTAATCGATTCCTGACAGCCTTTCAAAATATCCTGATGGGGCAAAAATTAGCAGAGTACCATACCGGATACCGGGCTTTCTCCAAAGAAATCCTCAACTCCCTGCCATTAGAAGAAAATAGCGATGACTTTGTATTTGATAATGAAATGCTGGGGCAGATTGCCTATGCAGGCTTTATCATAGGAGAAGTAACTTGTCCTACCAAATATTTCAAAGACGCTTCTTCCATCAATTTCAAGCGGAGTGTAAAATACGGATTAGGAGTATTGCGGGTATCGATTTTGTTTAGACTCAATCGCTGGGGATTGGTGAAATCGAAGATTTTCGACCTCGAAAATGGAGAAAAACTTCCTCAGGCTTTACACGCCTAG